One region of Drosophila kikkawai strain 14028-0561.14 chromosome 2R, DkikHiC1v2, whole genome shotgun sequence genomic DNA includes:
- the LOC108078231 gene encoding CWF19-like protein 1 homolog, whose amino-acid sequence MDAGTKILVVGDVRGRFKQLFQRVEQVNKKAGPFEILCCVGDFFGDDKQNEELIAYKNGFKHITVPTYVLGPNKKEHTKYFADLADGEICTNLTYLGRRGVYTLSSGVKIAYLSGFEAAGATESSGSEFEFTKADVLAVRNSCLVSKNCSTEYRGVDVLLTSQWPYGMQEQENANASKLVSFLCREIKPRYHFCAINGTHYECAPFRMPKDETTQFELCTRFISLADVGNANKAKYIYALSLKPVDKSRLLDLVQKTTNEIPCPFIGLDLGGAVSKNDSSENRQYFYDMEGGNRKRQGGENNRRDKRPRIPQIDQEKCWFCLSSPDVEKHLIITVGEHFYLALAKGPINKNHVMILSTKHVPCAAQLSPEDWQELDKFKAALRKFFKSLGQVVCFTERHYKSVHLQINVLAFEEGYAWKIKHSFEDKAEEFNLEFETLPALDSVKMLPEMGPYFLAELPDDSTLITRQMKHFPIHFARDVFCSENLLNCDEKVNWKECLLERDEEVAYVEDFRKAFAPFDFTDD is encoded by the exons ATGGACGCGGGCACCAAAAT CTTAGTTGTGGGCGATGTGCGGGGTCGCTTCAAGCAACTGTTCCAGCGCGTGGAGCAGGTCAACAAAAAGGCAGGACCCTTTGAAATCCTGTGTTGTGTCGGAGACTTCTTTGGCGACGACAAGCAAAACGAGGAACTGATTGCTTACAAAAATGGATTCAAGCACA TCACCGTGCCCACCTATGTCCTTGGTCCTAATAAGAAGGAGCACACCAAATACTTTGCTGATCTGGCGGATGGTGAAATCTGCACAAATCTCACATATCTGGGCCGGCGTGGAGTCTACACGCTCAGCAGCGGCGTGAAAATAGCCTATCTAAGTGGTTTTGAAGCTGCTGGCGCTACAGAATCCTCAGGCTCTGAATTCGAGTTCACGAAAGCCGATGTCCTGGCTGTGCGTAACTCCTGCCTGGTGTCCAAGAACTGCTCCACGGAGTACAGGGGAGTGGATGTGCTGCTCACCTCGCAGTGGCCATATGGcatgcaggagcaggagaat GCCAATGCATCCAAGCTGGTTTCCTTTCTTTGCCGTGAGATCAAGCCGCGTTATCATTTCTGCGCCATCAATGGCACCCACTACGAGTGTGCTCCCTTCCGAATGCCCAAGGATGAGACCACACAGTTCGAGTTGTGCACGCGCTTCATATCCTTGGCGGATGTGGGCAATGCCAATAAAGCCAAGTACATTTACGCGCTCAGCCTGAAGCCAGTGGATAAGTCACGATTGCTGGACCTAGTGCAAAAGACCACCAATGAAATACCTTGTCCTTTTATAGGCCTAGACCTAGGAGGAGCTGTCAGCAAGAATGATTCG TCGGAAAATCGTCAGTACTTTTACGACATGGAAGGTGGCAATCGCAAGCGGCAGGGCGGTGAAAACAACAGGAGAGATAAACGCCCGAGGATACCGCAAATTGATCAGG AAAAGTGCTGGTTCTGCTTGTCCTCGCCCGATGTGGAGAAGCACCTCATTATCACCGTGGGCGAGCACTTCTATTTGGCTTTGGCCAAGGGacccataaataaaaatcacgtCATGATTCTATCCACCAAACATGTGCCCTGCGCTGCCCAGCTTAGTCCCGAAGATTGGCAGGAACTGGACAAGTTCAAGGCTGCTCTGCGCAAGTTCTTCAAGTCCCTCGGTCAGGTTGTGTGCTTCACGGAGCGGCATTACAAGTCCGTTCACCTGCAGATCAATGTCCTGGCCTTCGAGGAGGGTTATGCGTGGAAGATAAAGCATAGTTTCGAGGACAAGGCGGAGGAATTTAATCTGGAATTTGAGACATTGCCGGCCTTGGATTCCGTGAAAATGCTGCCAGAAATGGGGCCATATTTTCTAGCTGAGCTGCCAGACGACAGCACGCTTATAACGCGCCAGATGAAACATTTTCCCATTCATTTTGCCAG ggacgttttctgctcgGAGAATCTGCTAAACTGCGACGAGAAGGTCAACTGGAAGGAGTGCCTTCTAGAAAGAGACGAGGAAGTGGCTTATGTAGAGGACTTTCGTAAGGCCTTTGCTCCCTTCGATTTCACAGATGACTAA
- the Obp47b gene encoding uncharacterized protein Obp47b, whose translation MWGCVSGAGYKMGPASSHPYQSSLSWSTAVMSPIQTLLISVCLGFVTQISGQTAIDCQRPPQLVDPALCCKDGGRDQLVDQCAQRILGAAKTTGGPPSIDSAACLAECILKSSKYLEDPQKLNLNNIRSDLSAKFSNDSVYVEAMTMAFSKCEPQSQRRLAMILQQQQQQQQQAQQQNQQASQQRCSPFSAIVLGCTYMEYFKNCPEHRWTQNAQCALAKAYVTQCGLGA comes from the exons ATGTGGGGCTGTGTGTCCGGCGCTGGATATAAAATGGGCCCTGCCAGTTCACATCCATATCAGTCATCTCTCAGTTGGTCAACCGCAGTAATGTCGCCCATTCAGACACTCTTGATCTCCGTTTGCTTGGGATTTGTGACCCAAATATCGGGTCAAACAGCCATCGATTGCCAAAGGCCACCGCAACTTGTG GATCCAGCTCTTTGTTGCAAGGACGGCGGTCGTGACCAGTTGGTGGACCAGTGCGCCCAACGGATTTTGGGAGCAGCCAAGACAACCGGCGGACCGCCTTCTATAGACTCTGCTGCT TGCCTGGCCGAGTGCATACTCAAATCTTCCAAGTACCTCGAGGATCCTCAGAAGCTCAACTTAAACAACATACGCAGCGATCTCTCTGCCAAGTTCTCCAACGACAGCGTTTATGTGGAGGCCATGACCATGGCTTTTTCCAAGTGTGAGCCCCAATCTCAACGTAGATTGGCAATGattctgcagcagcagcagcagcaacagcagcaggctcAGCAGCAGAATCAGCAAGCGTCGCAGCAACGCTGCAGTCCCTTCTCCGCCATAGTTCTGGGCTGCACCTACATGGAGTATTTTAAGAATTGTCCAGAGCACCGTTGGACACAGAATGCCCAGTGTGCGCTAGCCAAAGCATATGTAACGCAGTGCGGCTTGGGggcttaa
- the Fpps gene encoding farnesyl pyrophosphate synthase, with protein MFKLVRQLLPQQRILANSVRLPRLISTSDEVNSEPIIKSMDTIGGLPTELVNEQKLKKTSRTLSTLQNHSVPIAARVTVSKDESRDFMAVFPDLVRDITTVTKTYNCNDAAKWFAQVLQYNVPRGKKNRGILTVLTYKNLVPAQDLTPENIKLAQYLGWCVEMLQSFFIISDDVMDNSTTRRGQPCWHKVENVGLTAINDALMIENAMYAILKMHFSHLDCYVALMELFHEITYITTCGQSLDQLNSNRSVSDFTMENYKAIVENKTAYYSFYLPFAIALHLAGYKDAEAFRQSKTILLEMGNFFQVQDDFLDCFGNPEVTGKIGTDIQDNKCSWLAVVAMQRANAEQKQIMIDCYGKEDPAKVDRVKELYKELGLPSTYATFEEESYNMIKTHIQQTSRGVPHQTFLQILNKIYQRDS; from the exons atgtttaaattgGTCCGCCAGCTCCTGCCGCAGCAGCGGATCCTTGCCAACTCCGTGCGCCTGCCCCGGCTCATCTCCACCAGCGACGAGGTCAACTCGGAGCCCATTATCAAGTCGATGGACACGATTGGCGGCCTGCCCACAGAACTGGTCAACGAACAGAAGCTGAAGAAGACTAGCAG AACCTTATCGACGCTCCAAAATCACTCCGTTCCCATTGCGGCCCGCGTCACGGTGTCGAAAGATGAAAGCCGCGACTTTATGGCCGTGTTCCCAG ATCTTGTGCGTGACATCACCACCGTGACGAAGACGTACAACTGCAACGATGCGGCCAAATGGTTTGCCCAGGTCCTGCAATACAATGTGCCCAGGGGCAAGAAGAACCGTGGCATCCTTACCGTCTTGACCTACAAGAATCTGGTGCCGGCCCAGGATCTCACGCCGGAGAACATCAAGCTGGCCCAGTATCTGGGCTGGTGCGTGGAAATG CTTCAGAGCTTCTTCATCATCTCGGACGATGTGATGGACAACAGCACCACCAGACGTGGGCAGCCCTGCTGGCACAAGGTCGAAAACGTAGGCCTAACCGCCATTAATGACGCTTTGATGATCGAGAATGCCATGTATGCCATACTGAAGATGCACTTCAGCCACTTGGATTGCTATGTGGCGCTGATGGAACTCTTCCACGAAATCACCTACATCACCACCTGCGGCCAGTCGCTGGATCAGCTTAACTCGAACCGAAGTGTCTCGGATTTCACCATGGAGAACTACAAGGCTATTGTTGAAAACAAAACTGCCTACTATTCCTTCTACCTGCCCTTCGCCATTGCTTTACACTTGGCTGG CTACAAAGACGCCGAGGCCTTCAGACAGTCCAAGACCATTCTTCTGGAAATGGGCAACTTCTTCCAGGTACAGGACGACTTTCTTGATTGTTTTGGCAATCCGGAAGTGACGGGCAAGATTGGAACCGACATTCAGGACAACAAGTGCTCTTGGCTAGCGGTGGTGGCCATGCAACGAGCCAATGCCGAGCAGAAACAGATCATGATTGATTGCTATGGCAAAGAGG ATCCCGCCAAGGTAGACCGAGTCAAGGAGCTGTACAAGGAGCTCGGACTGCCTTCGACCTATGCCACCTTTGAGGAGGAATCCTACAACATGATCAAAACTCACATACAACAAACCTCTCGCGGGGTGCCGCATCAGACCTTCCTGCAAATTCTCAACAAAATCTACCAACGTGACTCCTAA
- the LOC108078232 gene encoding uncharacterized protein: MMDEQLIDEVAQHGVIYNRQKYYLNGSTNGGKYETKDEAWQLIAMKLRTDVDTCKKRWKYLRERYVSQRKQGDPPVYEHLSRPYLEKMKFLDQHIQPRKSYRHVPNFLTSPQSANSSSYNDYQALDKSNSSNGMKNVSQFGGGGSSQGHHYHQPDQQQQHHSMSALSTAAASALETVNGQVKIEADQVFRDFAAAVASQQLQQISQTQMQQQAAAVAAVMADSSQGYQEQYKDSSSVGVSGVQNSAGSLTSTSSSMKSPLSSPLQVISAGSLHPQQQQQQQSQQSPATGGQQLPVVHSSSSAAGSSISTSSNMQQMQQQQQQHQQQSHVYNPKASDDLDSSSTSGNFHMKKPRVQINGHNQMASNGGGSAGHFGNDSDDDSDDNSHDLMEPQVMMHESHYNNSMGMQRGNNNGNNNSGSNNQQQQQQQQQQHQQHQNMFPSNTDFLFQLYQQFPHQASGSHPSNFGKFQTPPSQQGVQRLSEHLLGELVTSELLKMNKERKKSAQKRILEILFFDD, from the exons ATGATGGACGAGCAATTAATTGACGAGGTAGCCCAGCATGGAGTAATTTACAACCGGCAGAAGTATTACCTGAACGGCAGCACCAATGGCGGCAAGTACGAGACGAAGGACGAGGCCTGGCAGCTGATTGCCATGAAGCTGCGCACGGATG TGGACACGTGCAAGAAGCGGTGGAAATATCTGCGAGAACGCTACGTCTCCCAGCGGAAGCAGGGCGATCCGCCGGTCTACGAACACCTGTCGCGCCCGTACCTGGAGAAGATGAAGTTCCTGGACCAGCACATCCAGCCCCGCAAGTCCTACCGCCATGTGCCGAACTTCCTCACGTCGCCACAGTCGGCCAACAGCTCCAGTTATAACGATTATCAGGCACTGGACAAATCCAACAGCTCCAATGGCATGAAGAACGTGTCTCagtttggcggcggcggctcgAGTCAGGGCCATCACTACCACCAGCccgatcagcagcagcagcatcattcCATGAGTGCCTTGAGTACGGCAGCAGCCTCGGCGCTGGAGACCGTCAACGGGCAAGTCAAGATCGAGGCGGATCAGGTCTTCAGGGACTTTGCTGCGGCCGTCGCCTCGCAGCAACTCCAGCAAATCTCACAAACACAAATGCAACAGCAGGCGGCTGCCGTGGCGGCGGTTATGGCGGATTCCTCGCAGGGCTACCAGGAGCAGTACAAGGACAGCAGCTCCGTGGGTGTCTCGGGCGTTCAGAACAGTGCAGGCAGCCTCACCTCCACTTCTTCCTCGATGAAGTCACCGCTTTCATCGCCGCTGCAGGTGATCAGCGCAGGCAGCCTTCACCctcagcaacagcaacagcagcaatcaCAGCAATCACCGGCAACGGGTGGCCAGCAGCTTCCGGTGGTACATTCCTCTTCCAGTGCCGCAGGCAGTTCCATCAGCACCAGTTCCAACATGCAacagatgcagcagcagcagcagcaacatcaacagcagTCGCATGTCTACAACCCCAAGGCCAGCGATGATCTTGACTCGTCCTCGACGTCCGGTAATTTCCATATGAAGAAGCCTCGGGTGCAGATCAATGGCCACAATCAGATGGCCAGCAATGGCGGAGGAAGTGCCGGGCACTTTGGCAACGACTCCGATGACGATTCGGATGACAATAGCCATGATCTAATGGAGCCTCAGGTGATGATGCACGAGAGCCACTACAACAATTCCATGGGCATGCAGCGAGGGAATAACAATGGCAACAATAACAGTGGAAGCAataaccagcagcagcagcagcagcaacaacagcagcatcagcagcaccaGAACATGTTTCCCTCAAACACGGACTTCCTCTTCCAGCTGTACCAGCAGTTTCCACACCAGGCCAGTGGCTCACATCCTTCCAACTTTGGGAAATTCCAAACACCGCCCAGTCAGCAGGGCGTGCAGCGATTATCGGAGCACTTGCTGGGCGAGCT